One Telluria mixta DNA window includes the following coding sequences:
- a CDS encoding FAD binding domain-containing protein, with protein sequence MKPQAFDYARPDSAEETVAMLADAGEDARILAGGQSLMAVLNLRLAQPSVLIDISRVADLNTIRKDGDMLAIGAAATQGSVEWRAGLAREVPLLARAFPHISHFQIRNRGTVCGSIAHADPSAELPLCLLALGGEVVLRSRRGRRTVAAADFFQGMLMTARAADELVEEVRYPLAKPGVRYGFEEFSGRHGDFALCAAAAVVGSGGIRLAVGGVSDRPRAIDLGNLAGSELDAAINDFAWELGAKDDHHASAKFRRQLVRHLGRTAIDKAST encoded by the coding sequence ATGAAACCGCAAGCCTTCGATTACGCCCGGCCCGACAGCGCCGAGGAAACGGTCGCCATGCTGGCCGATGCCGGCGAGGACGCCCGCATCCTGGCCGGCGGCCAGTCCCTGATGGCGGTGCTCAACCTGCGCCTGGCCCAGCCGAGCGTGCTGATCGACATCTCGCGCGTGGCGGACCTGAACACGATCCGCAAGGATGGCGACATGCTGGCGATCGGCGCCGCCGCGACCCAAGGCAGCGTCGAGTGGCGCGCGGGCCTGGCACGGGAAGTGCCGCTGCTGGCCCGGGCCTTCCCGCACATCTCGCATTTCCAGATCCGCAACCGCGGCACCGTGTGCGGTTCGATCGCCCACGCCGACCCGAGTGCCGAGCTGCCATTGTGCCTGCTTGCCCTGGGCGGCGAGGTGGTGCTGCGCAGCCGCCGCGGCCGGCGCACGGTGGCCGCCGCCGACTTCTTCCAGGGCATGCTGATGACCGCACGCGCCGCCGACGAACTGGTCGAGGAAGTGCGCTATCCGCTCGCCAAGCCCGGCGTGCGCTACGGCTTCGAGGAATTCTCGGGCCGCCACGGCGACTTCGCGCTCTGCGCGGCGGCCGCGGTGGTGGGGTCGGGCGGCATCCGCCTGGCAGTGGGCGGCGTGTCGGACCGGCCACGCGCCATCGACCTCGGCAACCTGGCGGGCAGCGAACTGGACGCTGCCATCAACGACTTTGCCTGGGAGCTGGGCGCCAAGGACGACCACCACGCCAGCGCGAAGTTCCGGAGACAACTGGTGCGCCACCTCGGCCGCACCGCCATCGACAAGGCATCGACATGA
- a CDS encoding (2Fe-2S)-binding protein has translation MKTHRKNELARIELVLNGVKRSGTCEPRTLLSDFLRHELGATGTHVGCEHGVCGACTVRIDGVASRSCLSLAVQAEGRAIDTVEGLNNGAAKPGHDGLSDLQEAFRRNHALQCGFCTAGILMSCADYLARRPDPTEHEVREMLSGHLCRCTGYTNIVKAVLETAAERLGRPNGAALAPDEPGHAGVGPAEQALLPSA, from the coding sequence ATGAAGACCCATCGCAAGAACGAGCTGGCGCGCATCGAGCTGGTGCTCAACGGCGTCAAGCGCAGCGGCACCTGCGAACCGCGCACCCTGCTCTCGGACTTCCTGCGCCACGAACTGGGCGCGACCGGCACCCACGTCGGCTGCGAACACGGCGTGTGCGGCGCCTGCACGGTGCGGATCGACGGCGTGGCCTCGCGCTCCTGCCTGAGCCTGGCGGTCCAGGCCGAGGGCCGCGCCATCGACACGGTCGAGGGCCTGAACAACGGCGCCGCCAAACCCGGCCACGACGGCCTGTCCGACCTGCAGGAAGCCTTCCGCCGCAACCACGCGCTGCAATGCGGCTTCTGCACTGCCGGCATCCTGATGTCCTGCGCGGACTACCTCGCGCGCCGGCCGGACCCGACCGAGCACGAGGTGCGCGAGATGCTGTCCGGCCACCTGTGCCGCTGCACCGGCTACACCAACATCGTCAAGGCGGTGCTGGAGACGGCGGCCGAGCGGCTCGGCCGGCCCAACGGCGCGGCCCTCGCGCCGGACGAACCGGGTCATGCCGGAGTCGGCCCGGCAGAACAGGCGCTGCTTCCCAGCGCGTAA
- a CDS encoding AMP-binding protein → MLDLGRTFLQSVERNPGALAVVDGEQRLTYAQWYDRIQRVAEGLATLGLGRGDHLMIVLQNRIEMATLHWACQFLGVIATPLNWRAKPDEVDYCATDSQAKAVVVEPVSAQAVAGSTVAARLTRIAVGGLEGTVQYEQLLEHAPAAPILAACGEDVSLMLYTSGTTGKPKGVPRRHRAERAAALGHVAQNLYRRGERTLGVMPLYHTMGVRSLLAMALVDGAFVCVPKFDCAAAFRSIEAERVTCLYLVPTLYHDMLAWREKNGADIASVRKLGFAGAPMQDGLLKRLDETFRPELFVNHYGSSEVFTFAYDQDATRKAGSAGRAGINTRIRVVALDAERPDQLVAPGEEGQIICELAGDEAFEAYWNRPDADAKSIRQGWYFTGDTGYVDRDGDLFVSGRVDDMIISGGENISPVDIESVLSLHPAVDEVAVAGLADERWGQRVVAFVKTRVGIDAEELNEYVKHSDLLNFKRPREYVFVREIPKSPVGKILRRKLVAGEYEALEQQGHTQ, encoded by the coding sequence TTGCTGGACCTTGGACGCACATTCCTGCAAAGCGTGGAGCGCAATCCCGGCGCCCTCGCCGTCGTCGACGGCGAACAGCGCCTGACGTATGCCCAGTGGTACGACCGCATCCAGCGCGTCGCCGAGGGTCTGGCCACGCTGGGCCTCGGCCGCGGCGATCACCTGATGATCGTGCTGCAGAACCGGATCGAGATGGCGACGCTGCACTGGGCCTGCCAGTTCCTCGGCGTGATCGCCACCCCGCTGAACTGGCGCGCCAAGCCGGACGAAGTCGACTACTGCGCGACGGACTCGCAGGCGAAGGCCGTCGTGGTCGAGCCGGTGAGCGCGCAAGCGGTCGCCGGCAGCACGGTGGCGGCGCGCCTGACCCGCATCGCGGTCGGCGGTCTAGAGGGCACGGTGCAATACGAGCAGCTACTCGAGCACGCGCCCGCCGCGCCCATCCTGGCGGCCTGCGGCGAAGACGTCTCGCTGATGCTGTACACCTCCGGCACCACCGGCAAGCCCAAGGGCGTGCCGCGCCGCCATCGCGCCGAACGCGCGGCGGCGCTCGGCCACGTGGCCCAGAACCTGTACCGCCGGGGCGAACGCACGCTGGGCGTGATGCCGCTCTACCACACCATGGGCGTGCGCTCGCTGCTGGCGATGGCGCTGGTCGACGGCGCTTTCGTCTGCGTGCCGAAGTTCGACTGCGCGGCGGCGTTCCGCTCCATCGAAGCGGAGCGCGTCACCTGCCTGTACCTGGTGCCGACCTTGTACCACGACATGCTGGCCTGGCGCGAAAAGAACGGGGCCGACATTGCCAGCGTGCGCAAGCTGGGCTTCGCCGGCGCGCCGATGCAGGACGGCCTGCTCAAGCGCCTCGACGAAACGTTCAGGCCGGAACTGTTCGTGAACCACTACGGTTCCTCGGAGGTATTCACCTTCGCCTACGACCAGGACGCCACCCGCAAGGCGGGCAGCGCCGGCCGGGCCGGCATCAATACCCGCATCCGCGTCGTCGCGCTCGATGCGGAACGTCCCGACCAGCTCGTGGCCCCGGGCGAAGAAGGCCAGATCATCTGCGAACTGGCGGGCGACGAAGCCTTCGAGGCGTACTGGAACCGGCCCGACGCCGACGCGAAGTCGATCCGCCAGGGCTGGTACTTCACGGGCGACACCGGCTACGTCGACCGGGACGGCGACCTGTTCGTTTCCGGCCGCGTGGACGACATGATCATCAGCGGCGGCGAGAACATCTCGCCGGTCGACATCGAGTCGGTCCTGTCGCTGCACCCGGCCGTCGACGAGGTCGCGGTGGCGGGCCTGGCGGACGAGCGCTGGGGCCAGCGCGTGGTGGCCTTCGTGAAGACCCGCGTCGGCATCGACGCCGAAGAACTCAACGAGTACGTCAAACATTCCGACCTGCTCAACTTCAAGCGCCCGCGCGAGTACGTGTTCGTGCGCGAGATTCCGAAGTCGCCGGTCGGCAAGATCCTGCGCCGCAAGCTGGTCGCCGGCGAATACGAAGCCCTGGAACAACAAGGACACACGCAATGA
- a CDS encoding UbiD family decarboxylase produces MKNDTQTPKASDLRQWLAHLEATGRLAVMREGVPLKHRLAAIAKRLDGTQAAYFPKPDGHAVPVVSGFVSRRAWIAEAMGVAESGLLAAFRQAADRPLPWREVDPGTAACQQVVHRMDAGSDLRALLPIPTHSEHDNGPYITAGLVIARNPLTGVQNVSINRIQVHGPDRMAILMLPRHLLAFYKAAESQGQALDVAVVIGADPLTLLASQAITPIDHDELEIAGALHGAPLPVTKCVTNDVRVPAGAEIVIEGRILPEVREPEGPFGEFPKYYSAQENREVIVVDAVTTRRDPIYHTIVPAEMEHLLLGAIPREATMLAHLQRSFPGVLDVHLSVGGVGRYHLFVKFRKQREGEPKNVILGAFGAHYDIKQVVVVDDDVDVHDPQQVEWAVATRFQADRDLIVIAGAQGSVLDPSTTVTGGWADSDEPAPPHLQGIGAKMGLDATRPVAYRGHVFTKVRIPGEDEIDLDEEIDRGARVDWQAGTVKS; encoded by the coding sequence ATGAAAAACGATACCCAGACCCCCAAGGCCAGCGACCTGCGCCAGTGGCTTGCCCACCTGGAGGCCACCGGCCGCCTGGCGGTGATGCGCGAAGGCGTGCCGCTGAAGCACCGGCTGGCCGCGATCGCCAAGCGCCTCGACGGCACGCAGGCCGCGTATTTCCCGAAGCCGGACGGCCACGCCGTTCCGGTGGTCTCCGGCTTCGTCTCGCGCCGCGCCTGGATCGCCGAGGCGATGGGCGTGGCGGAGTCCGGCCTGCTGGCCGCCTTCCGCCAGGCCGCCGATCGCCCGCTGCCGTGGCGCGAAGTGGATCCCGGCACGGCGGCGTGCCAGCAGGTGGTGCACCGCATGGATGCGGGCAGCGACCTGCGCGCGCTGCTGCCGATACCGACCCACAGCGAACACGATAACGGCCCCTACATCACGGCCGGCCTGGTCATTGCGCGCAATCCGCTGACCGGCGTGCAGAACGTGTCGATCAACCGCATCCAGGTGCATGGCCCGGACCGCATGGCGATCCTGATGCTGCCGCGGCACCTGCTGGCCTTCTACAAGGCCGCGGAAAGCCAGGGCCAGGCGCTCGACGTGGCGGTGGTGATCGGCGCCGATCCGCTGACCCTGCTGGCCTCGCAGGCGATCACGCCGATCGACCACGACGAGCTGGAGATCGCCGGCGCCCTGCACGGGGCCCCGCTGCCGGTGACGAAGTGCGTCACCAACGACGTGCGCGTGCCGGCCGGCGCCGAGATCGTCATCGAGGGCCGGATCCTGCCCGAGGTGCGCGAGCCCGAGGGCCCGTTCGGCGAATTCCCGAAGTACTACAGCGCGCAGGAGAACCGCGAAGTGATCGTCGTCGACGCGGTCACCACCCGGCGCGACCCGATCTATCACACCATCGTGCCGGCCGAGATGGAGCACCTGCTGTTGGGCGCCATCCCGCGCGAGGCGACCATGCTGGCCCACCTGCAGCGCAGCTTCCCCGGCGTGCTCGACGTGCACCTGTCGGTGGGCGGCGTCGGCCGGTACCACCTGTTCGTCAAGTTCCGCAAGCAGCGCGAGGGCGAGCCGAAGAACGTGATCCTCGGCGCGTTCGGTGCCCACTACGACATCAAGCAGGTGGTCGTGGTCGACGACGACGTCGACGTGCACGACCCGCAGCAGGTCGAGTGGGCGGTCGCGACCCGCTTCCAGGCCGACCGCGACCTGATCGTGATCGCCGGGGCGCAGGGTTCGGTGCTCGACCCGTCCACCACGGTGACGGGCGGCTGGGCGGACAGCGACGAACCGGCCCCGCCCCACCTGCAGGGCATCGGCGCCAAGATGGGACTGGACGCGACCAGGCCGGTGGCCTATCGCGGCCACGTGTTCACCAAGGTGCGCATCCCGGGCGAGGACGAGATCGACCTCGACGAGGAAATCGACCGCGGGGCGCGCGTCGACTGGCAGGCCGGTACGGTGAAATCATGA
- a CDS encoding UbiX family flavin prenyltransferase, which translates to MSRPRLIVAITGASGAVYGVRLLQALRASGACESHLVMSSSGVMTARQELDMARADIEGLADVVHNVKDIGATIASGSFKSSGMVIAPCSMKTLASIAHGLADNLVSRAADVILKERRRLVLVARETPLNLAHLRNMTAVTEMGGIVFPPVPAFYARPASLDEMVDHTVGRLLDLFDLPHEGLVKRWEGMGKNEAIN; encoded by the coding sequence ATGAGCAGGCCCCGCCTGATCGTCGCGATCACCGGCGCCAGCGGCGCGGTGTACGGCGTGCGCCTGCTGCAGGCGCTGCGCGCATCCGGCGCCTGCGAGAGCCACCTGGTGATGTCGTCGTCCGGCGTGATGACGGCCCGGCAGGAGCTGGACATGGCGCGCGCCGACATCGAGGGCCTGGCCGACGTGGTCCACAACGTCAAGGACATCGGCGCGACCATCGCCAGCGGCTCGTTCAAATCCAGCGGGATGGTGATCGCACCCTGCTCGATGAAGACGCTGGCGAGCATCGCGCACGGACTGGCCGACAACCTGGTGTCCCGCGCCGCAGACGTGATCCTGAAGGAGCGGCGCCGCCTGGTACTGGTGGCGCGCGAGACGCCATTGAACCTGGCCCACCTGCGCAACATGACCGCCGTGACCGAGATGGGCGGCATCGTGTTCCCGCCGGTGCCGGCCTTCTATGCCCGCCCGGCGTCGCTCGACGAGATGGTCGACCATACCGTCGGCCGCCTGCTCGACCTGTTCGACCTGCCGCACGAAGGCCTGGTCAAGCGCTGGGAAGGCATGGGCAAGAATGAAGCAATCAACTGA
- a CDS encoding enoyl-CoA hydratase/isomerase family protein: protein MTRLNHPAHELLERLDGFRVDIDAGRERADIVLSNGQFNIISMHQREQLRLVFEALDEDERVRVIVLRAEGEHFSSGGDIKGFLEASPEHVSKLAWNIAAPARCSKPVIAANRGFCFGVGFEISLACDFRIVTDTTYYALPEQKLGQIPGSGGSARLQKMVGITRTKDIVMRSRRIPGQQAYDWGVATECVPDAELEAATDRLVDELRAFSPIAQRTAKKLLNDTEDSPLSIAIELEGHCYSRLRSSDDFREGVEAFHGKRKPQFRGS from the coding sequence ATGACCCGACTGAACCACCCCGCCCATGAATTGCTCGAACGGCTCGACGGCTTCCGCGTCGACATCGACGCCGGGCGCGAGCGCGCCGACATCGTGCTCTCGAACGGCCAGTTCAACATCATCTCGATGCACCAGCGCGAGCAGCTGCGCCTGGTGTTCGAAGCGCTGGACGAGGACGAGCGCGTCCGCGTGATCGTACTGCGCGCCGAAGGCGAGCACTTTTCCAGCGGCGGCGACATCAAGGGCTTCCTCGAGGCCTCGCCCGAGCACGTTTCGAAGCTGGCCTGGAACATCGCCGCGCCGGCACGCTGCAGCAAGCCGGTGATCGCCGCCAACCGCGGCTTCTGCTTCGGCGTCGGTTTCGAGATTTCGCTGGCCTGCGACTTCCGCATCGTCACGGACACCACGTACTACGCGCTGCCGGAACAGAAGCTCGGTCAGATCCCCGGTTCGGGCGGCTCGGCGCGCCTGCAGAAAATGGTCGGCATCACCCGCACCAAGGACATCGTCATGCGCTCGCGGCGCATCCCCGGCCAGCAAGCCTACGACTGGGGCGTGGCCACCGAATGCGTGCCGGATGCCGAGCTCGAAGCCGCGACCGACCGCCTGGTCGACGAGCTGCGGGCGTTCTCCCCGATCGCCCAGCGCACCGCGAAGAAGCTGCTGAACGATACCGAGGACTCGCCGCTGTCGATCGCGATCGAGCTCGAGGGCCACTGCTACAGCCGCCTGCGCTCGTCCGACGATTTCCGCGAAGGCGTCGAAGCCTTCCACGGCAAGCGCAAGCCGCAGTTCAGGGGCAGCTGA
- a CDS encoding LysR family transcriptional regulator has protein sequence MEFRQINYFIALIEEGTVTRAAHRMNIVQPALSMQIARLEEQVGQRLFERTKQGMVPTAAGRQMYKLFLPIMRDFSSAYAQMQSSDGIHGHISIGLVASVTEGVLVDTLSEFSSRYPEVSVSVADGYTGALIDRVTAGRLDAAIINKPRRPLALDVEYIVDEEMILITGAALGTGANAGVPDSLSLRELIALDLPLVLPTRGHGLRATIDSFAESEGIELQPRFELDLLVATIMLVERSRVATIVPRVAVHRELDEGTLRAHTITSPRLVRRMVGVSHPRRPLSPAAQLFMAMLAANLKLRSPGGGDAPAPEPEPAT, from the coding sequence ATGGAATTCCGCCAGATTAACTACTTCATCGCCCTCATCGAGGAGGGCACGGTCACGCGCGCCGCCCACCGGATGAACATCGTGCAGCCGGCGCTGAGCATGCAGATCGCGCGGCTGGAGGAGCAGGTCGGCCAGCGGCTGTTCGAGCGCACCAAGCAGGGTATGGTGCCGACCGCGGCCGGGCGCCAGATGTACAAGCTGTTTCTGCCGATCATGCGCGACTTTTCGAGTGCCTACGCACAGATGCAGAGCAGCGACGGGATCCACGGCCACATCAGCATCGGCCTGGTCGCCTCGGTCACCGAAGGCGTGCTGGTCGATACATTGTCCGAGTTTTCCAGCCGCTACCCGGAGGTGAGCGTGTCGGTGGCGGACGGTTACACGGGTGCGCTGATCGATCGGGTGACGGCGGGGCGGCTGGATGCGGCCATCATCAACAAGCCGCGGCGCCCGCTGGCGCTGGACGTCGAGTACATCGTCGACGAAGAGATGATCCTGATTACCGGCGCCGCACTCGGTACGGGTGCGAACGCGGGGGTGCCCGACAGCCTGAGCCTGCGCGAGCTGATCGCACTCGATCTCCCGCTGGTGCTGCCGACCCGCGGTCACGGCCTGCGGGCCACGATCGACAGTTTCGCGGAAAGCGAGGGCATCGAACTCCAGCCCAGGTTCGAGCTCGACCTGCTGGTCGCCACGATCATGCTGGTCGAGCGGAGCCGGGTGGCGACCATCGTCCCGCGCGTCGCGGTGCACCGCGAGCTGGACGAAGGCACCTTGCGCGCGCACACGATCACGTCGCCGCGCCTGGTGCGGCGCATGGTCGGGGTGTCGCACCCGCGCCGGCCCCTGAGTCCGGCGGCGCAGCTGTTCATGGCGATGCTGGCGGCGAACCTCAAGCTGCGTTCGCCGGGCGGGGGCGACGCGCCGGCGCCGGAACCCGAGCCGGCGACCTGA
- a CDS encoding outer membrane beta-barrel protein yields the protein MIPTKHTLKVLPAFFVTCFAIPASFAQTAPPAVKTAPDTKSDDGVATVEVVATRPTNKVDRDVYDLKNDISVSNASAADILNNVPSVTVDQDGNVALRGNQNVQIMVNGKRDAQFQGQNRGDALNAFPAEAIESIEVVNVPGAEFGNEGGSGPIINLVLKRNRKAGSRANMSVNKGTEGRGNAFLNGEHAEGPYSISGNIGVRETVRNSHRESQRQDLDPGTGAVRDAQDSVGNSQGRSKSLNLASTLTYNVGERDQAGATVSYSKIRNENDSTTSTRRFAADQSPLADYTSRSQSRSPAENFGIGASYDHKSGVPGEDLKFDLRYTGQDNHSDSDVFYDYRLRPTPFIANSLRSTDRRNRILDISVDYERNVWDTWHLKAGAKVADSKTSNPTNYLGQDPVTGDYVPVASRISDFESNDRNAAIYGILSTKLAANLSIQGGLRGEYTELDVHQPLLNEQDKYYYMNWLPSFYVTRDIGTDGMLQFRASRRIARPNERDLNPNLVYLSDFSARQGNPHLQPVNNDNVELAYRDRLFGVDSSFVLFKRRESPVIGNRSYALASDPNVIVTSPINFGTNDSVGVDLNFNVRQLFVQGLSANLGATLANEKRQRISNFATSMTGVEQTNHRENIKLRLAYQVGMESLQLSVNRNGATLNGQGINSAVTMTNFTWMHRITPRLSLNLNVNNVFHTGNMESDIENEVLRLHTLNVSQPRIVQIGLRYQWGGVTGDDRLRNGNRGMFRGGRGDGGAGGAPGGYGNGGGGFGPGGGGGGGGGGGF from the coding sequence ATGATTCCGACCAAGCACACGCTGAAAGTCCTTCCCGCCTTTTTCGTTACCTGTTTCGCGATACCGGCGTCGTTCGCACAAACGGCGCCGCCCGCCGTCAAGACCGCGCCGGACACGAAGTCCGACGACGGCGTCGCGACCGTGGAGGTGGTCGCGACGCGTCCGACCAACAAGGTCGACCGCGATGTTTACGACCTCAAGAACGACATCAGCGTCAGCAACGCGTCCGCCGCCGACATCCTCAACAACGTGCCGTCCGTCACGGTCGACCAGGACGGCAACGTGGCGCTGCGCGGCAACCAGAACGTGCAGATCATGGTCAACGGCAAGCGCGACGCCCAGTTCCAGGGCCAGAACCGGGGCGACGCGCTGAACGCGTTCCCGGCCGAGGCCATCGAATCCATCGAGGTGGTCAACGTGCCCGGCGCCGAGTTCGGCAACGAGGGCGGCAGCGGGCCGATCATCAACCTCGTCCTCAAGCGCAACCGCAAGGCCGGCTCGCGCGCCAACATGAGCGTCAACAAAGGGACGGAAGGCCGCGGCAACGCCTTCCTGAACGGCGAGCACGCGGAAGGCCCGTACTCGATCTCCGGCAACATCGGCGTGCGCGAAACGGTGCGCAACAGCCACCGCGAATCGCAGCGGCAAGACCTCGACCCGGGCACCGGCGCCGTGAGGGATGCGCAGGACTCGGTGGGCAACAGCCAGGGGCGGTCGAAGTCGCTGAATCTCGCATCCACGCTCACGTACAACGTCGGCGAGCGCGACCAGGCCGGTGCGACGGTCAGCTATTCGAAGATCCGCAACGAGAACGACAGCACGACGTCGACCCGGCGCTTCGCGGCGGACCAGTCCCCGCTGGCCGACTACACGAGCCGGTCGCAAAGCCGCTCGCCGGCCGAGAACTTCGGCATCGGCGCATCGTACGACCACAAGAGCGGCGTGCCGGGCGAAGACCTGAAGTTCGACCTGCGCTACACGGGCCAGGACAACCATTCCGATTCGGACGTCTTCTACGACTACCGCCTGCGCCCGACGCCGTTCATCGCGAACAGCCTGCGCTCGACCGACCGGCGCAACCGCATCCTCGACATCTCCGTCGACTACGAGCGCAACGTGTGGGATACGTGGCACCTGAAAGCCGGGGCGAAGGTCGCGGACAGCAAGACCAGCAATCCGACCAACTATCTTGGCCAGGACCCGGTCACGGGCGACTACGTGCCGGTGGCGAGCCGCATCAGCGATTTCGAATCGAACGACCGCAATGCGGCCATCTACGGCATCCTGTCCACGAAGCTGGCCGCGAACCTCAGCATCCAGGGCGGCCTGCGCGGCGAGTATACGGAGCTCGACGTCCACCAGCCCCTGCTGAACGAACAGGACAAGTACTACTACATGAACTGGCTGCCGAGCTTTTACGTGACGCGCGACATCGGCACCGACGGCATGCTGCAGTTCCGCGCCTCGCGCCGCATCGCGCGGCCGAACGAGCGCGACCTGAACCCGAACCTCGTCTACCTCAGCGACTTCAGCGCACGCCAGGGCAACCCGCACCTGCAGCCGGTGAACAACGATAACGTCGAGCTGGCCTACCGCGACCGCCTGTTCGGCGTGGACAGCAGCTTCGTCCTGTTCAAGCGGCGCGAGTCGCCGGTGATCGGCAACCGCAGCTATGCGCTTGCAAGCGATCCGAACGTGATCGTGACGTCACCCATCAACTTCGGGACCAACGATTCCGTCGGCGTCGACCTGAATTTCAACGTGCGCCAGCTGTTCGTGCAGGGGCTGTCGGCCAACCTGGGCGCCACGCTGGCCAACGAAAAGCGCCAGCGCATCTCCAACTTCGCAACCAGCATGACGGGCGTGGAGCAGACGAACCACCGGGAGAACATCAAGCTGCGGCTCGCGTACCAGGTGGGCATGGAATCGCTGCAGCTGAGCGTCAACCGCAACGGTGCCACCCTGAACGGCCAGGGCATCAACAGCGCCGTCACGATGACGAATTTCACGTGGATGCACCGCATCACGCCGCGCCTGTCGCTGAACCTGAACGTGAACAACGTGTTCCACACCGGGAACATGGAAAGCGACATCGAGAACGAGGTGCTCCGGCTGCATACGCTCAATGTGAGCCAGCCGCGCATCGTCCAGATCGGGCTGCGCTACCAGTGGGGCGGCGTGACGGGCGACGACCGCCTGCGCAACGGCAACCGCGGCATGTTCCGCGGCGGCCGCGGAGACGGCGGTGCTGGCGGCGCCCCTGGCGGCTACGGCAATGGCGGTGGCGGATTCGGCCCCGGCGGAGGTGGAGGTGGAGGCGGCGGCGGGGGTTTCTGA
- the fdhD gene encoding formate dehydrogenase accessory sulfurtransferase FdhD, with the protein MIPPDDPETGALPPTAQPRRVLRMRAGELTEVDDLVVDEVPVALVYNGISHAVMMATPADLEDFALGFSLSEEIIVGPGQCYGIDVEPVAGGVAVQIEIAGSAFMALKERRRSLTGRTGCGLCGVDSLDQVCRALPSLAPARGFHVGGVRRALSAIGAEQKLTKLTGAAHAAAWCGMDGTLHIVREDVGRHNALDKVIGAMARERVVPGTGFLLITSRVSFEMAQKAAVAGVSALVGMSAPTLAAVDLADRAGLTLLAFARGNDFVCYTHAERLGLDGA; encoded by the coding sequence ATGATACCCCCTGACGATCCCGAGACCGGCGCCTTGCCGCCCACCGCGCAGCCGCGGCGCGTGCTGCGCATGCGCGCGGGCGAGCTCACCGAGGTGGACGACCTGGTCGTCGACGAAGTCCCTGTCGCACTCGTCTACAACGGCATTTCGCACGCCGTCATGATGGCCACGCCGGCCGACCTGGAAGACTTTGCTCTCGGCTTTTCGCTCAGCGAGGAGATCATCGTGGGGCCGGGCCAGTGCTACGGGATCGACGTCGAGCCGGTCGCGGGCGGCGTCGCCGTCCAGATCGAGATCGCCGGCAGCGCGTTCATGGCGCTGAAGGAGCGCCGCCGCAGCCTGACAGGGCGCACGGGCTGCGGCCTGTGCGGCGTCGACAGCCTGGACCAGGTCTGCCGCGCGTTGCCGTCGCTCGCGCCTGCGCGCGGGTTCCACGTCGGCGGCGTGCGGCGTGCGTTAAGCGCGATCGGCGCGGAGCAGAAGCTGACGAAGCTGACGGGAGCCGCCCACGCGGCCGCGTGGTGCGGCATGGACGGCACGCTGCACATCGTGCGCGAGGACGTCGGCCGCCATAACGCGCTGGACAAGGTGATCGGCGCGATGGCGCGCGAACGCGTGGTGCCGGGCACCGGCTTCCTGTTGATCACCAGCCGCGTCAGTTTCGAGATGGCGCAGAAGGCCGCGGTGGCCGGTGTGTCGGCCCTCGTCGGCATGTCGGCGCCGACCTTGGCCGCCGTCGACCTGGCCGACAGGGCCGGCCTGACCCTGCTCGCGTTCGCGCGCGGGAACGACTTCGTCTGCTATACCCACGCCGAGCGGCTCGGCCTGGATGGCGCCTGA